A single genomic interval of Longimicrobium sp. harbors:
- a CDS encoding Xaa-Pro dipeptidyl-peptidase, whose protein sequence is MIEPRSRASIAIALTLACTASLGAQVTSTPQTATNGVGPVFVNGMAQVVPAFADSSQWIRQNLWVETDFDSDRDGRNDRLHVDVTRPRQTETGGLKVPVVYGSSPYYAGVARTFAFWNVRQELGQPSPARGAMSGPPHDPTRTRISNDLVRTWVPRGFAVVHSDAPGTGRSGGCVTIGDTPERTAMKFVVDWLNGRARGYTTPSGTQQVTATSWSTGKVGMIGTSYEGTLPLAAATTGVAGLEVVVPVSANTSYYHYYRSNGLVRSPGGYLGEDVDVLYDFVASGPTATRATCDRIVKGGLFAAGQDRATGDYNEFWASRELLPHIKNIRAAVLLAHGLNDFNVMPSHTVRVYEAMKTHGLPVSMYLHQGGHGGDPPFEMVNRWFTHYLYGVDNGVRRDPPVWIVSSTAAAAKARMSRGRDAMPAPVPFASFPAPGSAPVVLHPTDGGNGIAALALRPARGLDSIVDDASVSGSASARAPRSAHRLLFATAPLADSLRISGTPRVTVRVAVDRPAANLSVWIVTLPYDSAEIGAAGRAGVVTRGWADIQNHASLTRRGIYASTRRGEPLVPGRYYDLTFDLEPDDQVIPAGRQLGIMIMSTDPEFTLSPRAGTRLTVDLAGTSFTLPVVGGGTAFTRAGGVRRDP, encoded by the coding sequence ATGATCGAACCACGCTCGCGCGCCTCCATCGCTATCGCGCTCACGCTGGCCTGCACCGCATCGCTCGGCGCGCAGGTGACGAGCACCCCGCAGACGGCGACGAACGGTGTCGGGCCGGTCTTCGTGAACGGCATGGCACAGGTGGTCCCTGCCTTCGCCGATTCCTCGCAGTGGATCCGGCAGAACCTCTGGGTCGAGACGGACTTCGACTCCGACCGCGACGGACGCAACGATCGCCTGCACGTGGACGTGACGCGGCCGCGCCAGACGGAGACCGGGGGCCTCAAGGTGCCGGTCGTGTACGGGTCGAGCCCCTACTACGCCGGCGTCGCGCGCACATTCGCGTTCTGGAACGTGCGCCAGGAGCTCGGCCAGCCCTCCCCCGCGCGCGGCGCGATGTCCGGTCCCCCGCACGACCCCACGCGCACGCGCATCTCCAACGACCTGGTGCGCACGTGGGTGCCGCGCGGCTTCGCCGTGGTGCATTCGGATGCGCCGGGCACCGGCCGCTCCGGCGGATGCGTGACCATCGGCGACACGCCGGAGCGGACGGCGATGAAGTTCGTCGTCGACTGGCTGAATGGGCGCGCGAGGGGCTACACGACCCCGAGCGGGACGCAGCAGGTGACGGCGACGTCATGGTCCACCGGCAAGGTGGGGATGATCGGCACGTCGTACGAAGGCACGCTGCCGCTGGCCGCGGCTACGACGGGAGTCGCGGGGCTCGAGGTCGTCGTCCCGGTCTCCGCGAACACGTCCTACTACCACTACTACCGCTCGAACGGGCTGGTGCGGTCGCCGGGCGGGTACCTCGGCGAAGACGTGGACGTGCTCTACGACTTCGTCGCCAGCGGCCCTACCGCCACCCGCGCGACGTGCGACCGCATCGTAAAGGGCGGCCTCTTTGCCGCGGGGCAGGACCGCGCGACCGGCGACTACAACGAGTTCTGGGCCTCGCGCGAGCTGCTGCCGCACATCAAGAACATCCGGGCCGCGGTGCTGCTGGCGCACGGGCTCAACGACTTCAACGTGATGCCGTCGCACACCGTGCGGGTGTACGAGGCGATGAAGACGCACGGATTGCCCGTCTCGATGTACCTCCATCAGGGCGGCCACGGGGGCGATCCGCCCTTTGAGATGGTGAACCGGTGGTTCACGCACTACCTGTACGGCGTGGACAACGGCGTCCGGCGCGATCCGCCCGTGTGGATCGTGTCGAGCACCGCGGCCGCCGCGAAGGCGCGCATGTCGCGCGGGCGTGACGCGATGCCGGCGCCGGTCCCCTTTGCGTCGTTCCCGGCGCCGGGCTCGGCGCCCGTCGTGCTCCATCCCACGGACGGCGGCAACGGCATCGCCGCCCTGGCCCTGCGGCCGGCGCGGGGACTCGACTCCATCGTCGACGACGCGTCCGTGAGCGGCAGCGCCAGTGCGCGCGCGCCACGCTCGGCCCATCGCCTTCTCTTCGCCACGGCGCCGCTCGCGGATTCGCTGCGCATCTCCGGAACGCCGCGCGTGACCGTGCGCGTCGCGGTAGACCGGCCCGCGGCGAATCTCAGCGTATGGATAGTGACGCTGCCGTACGATTCCGCGGAGATCGGCGCCGCCGGCCGCGCGGGCGTGGTGACGCGCGGGTGGGCCGACATCCAGAACCATGCGTCGCTCACGCGCCGCGGCATCTACGCATCCACGCGCCGCGGCGAGCCGCTCGTCCCGGGGCGGTACTACGACCTGACCTTCGATTTGGAGCCGGACGATCAGGTCATCCCGGCGGGGCGGCAGCTTGGGATCATGATCATGTCGACCGACCCGGAGTTCACGCTCTCGCCGAGGGCGGGCACGCGGCTGACGGTGGATCTCGCGGGAACGTCGTTCACGCTGCCGGTGGTGGGCGGCGGCACGGCGTTCACGCGTGCGGGCGGCGTGCGGCGCGACCCCTGA
- a CDS encoding BlaI/MecI/CopY family transcriptional regulator: MSAPSQFNLGRRERQIMDVVFRLGRATGAEVHGALPDAPSYSAVRGMLRLLEEKGYLRHEQDGPRYVYLPTAAPGEVSQTALQHLLQTFFGNSRESAVAALLELPDQPLSEDEYHRLSRLLDEARDPGEDE; the protein is encoded by the coding sequence ATGTCCGCTCCCTCGCAGTTCAACCTTGGGCGCCGCGAGCGCCAGATCATGGATGTGGTGTTCAGGCTGGGCAGGGCGACGGGGGCGGAGGTGCACGGGGCGCTCCCCGATGCGCCCAGCTACTCGGCGGTGCGCGGGATGCTGCGCCTGCTGGAGGAGAAGGGGTACCTGCGGCACGAGCAGGACGGGCCCCGCTACGTCTACCTCCCCACCGCCGCGCCGGGGGAGGTGAGCCAGACCGCCCTCCAGCACCTCCTGCAAACCTTCTTCGGCAATTCGCGCGAGTCGGCGGTGGCGGCGCTGCTGGAGCTGCCCGACCAGCCGCTATCCGAGGACGAGTACCACCGGCTCTCCCGCCTGCTGGACGAAGCCCGCGACCCCGGAGAGGACGAATGA